One window of Triplophysa rosa linkage group LG8, Trosa_1v2, whole genome shotgun sequence genomic DNA carries:
- the calhm6 gene encoding calcium homeostasis modulator protein 6 gives MDKFKPLLTFTQKQQTNLGFGLIALLTAGSEHIFSVFAFKCPCNDWSFIYGNVCLLVPALALLILGYMMSNKTWKLFTGLCLRRSKLCRFSYAFGFLCVFLQITTTAMIAPLSWIAVALLRGVYFECLMTGANITLFRRTLCNEKFPHCWKELEKFPCDGTSIPQSERMAVLSIIRAESQVLGWMLIASVMMFTFLLTCMARCYSPISYMQLKFWRVYSQKESDYLDIYTAQHAEKLAKRNLTSFFELTKPVPMKSPPKHAWEKISSFYKYRSMDEYYSILHKYVSTCEDLENPTARASVKSENDFSSPAALAFLDDGKLAL, from the exons ATGGATAAATTTAAACCTTTGCTCACCTTCACGCAGAAACAACAAACCAACTTGGGGTTTGGCTTGATCGCACTTTTAACTGCGGGTAGCGAGCACATCTTCTCGGTTTTCGCTTTTAAGTGTCCTTGCAATGACTGGAGTTTCATTTATGGCAACGTCTGCCTCCTCGTGCCCGCACTCGCGCTGCTCATCCTAGGTTACATGATGAGCAATAAAACGTGGAAATTATTCACAGGACTGTGCCTTAGGAGGTCTAAGCTGTGTCGTTTTAGTTACGCGTttggttttttgtgtgtttttctgcaaaTTACCACGACCGCAATGATCGCACCTCTGAGCTGGATAGCAGTTGCGTTACTTCGAGGGGTTTACTTCGAGTGTTTAATGACGGGTGCCAATATTACACTGTTTAGACGTACCCTTTGTAATGAAAAGTTTCCACACTGTTGGAAGGAGTTGGAGAAGTTTCCGTGTGATGGGACCTCCATACCACAGAGCGAGAGAATGGCTGTCCTTTCCATTATACGCGCAGAGTCGCAG GTACTTGGTTGGATGCTGATAGCATCTGTCATGATGTTCACCTTTCTGCTCACATGCATGGCCAGATGCTATTCTCCAATCAGCTACATGCAGCTGAAGTTTTGGAGGGTGTATTCCCAGAAGGAGAGTGATTATTTGGACATCTATACAGCTCAGCATGCCGAAAAGCTTGCCAAAAGAAACTTGACAAGCTTCTTTGAGTTAACCAAACCTGTTCCTATGAAGAGTCCTCCCAAACATGCCTGGGAGAAGATTTCCTCCTTCTACAAGTATAGAAGCATGGATGAATACTACAGCATCCTGCACAAGTATGTGTCCACTTGTGAGGACCTTGAAAATCCAACAGCAAGAGCTTCGGTCAAGTCTGAAAATGACTTCTCAAGTCCTGCAGCTCTCGCATTTCTGGACGATGGCAAATTGGCCCTGTGA